The genomic region TTAGACTACAAAACTCAAGCTGTAACATTGCAAAGTAATATATGAAAACTGAATTATCTTAAAAACTGATTTTTTTTCTACAATCAGTACTATATTTTACAGCATATTCTGCATGCAAAGCAATGCAAGGTTTAGTAGTGCAAATTATTGTCTTAATATTTTTTCCTTTCAGCATGAACATGACAATAAGACCAACTAAATGCCCCATTTGATTAAGGGATTTTTTTCTGTTTCGAGCATATTTCCTGTGAAAAAGAATTTATTTGTGTGAAAATTTCCTGTTCCAAAGGTGGCATAAGTAGGGATGTTTGTTATACTGCACAGGAGAAATACCTCGTAGGAAAAACTTACATGTGCTGCATATCCCAGAACAGCTGCGGACCTCTGTAGCACCTTGTTCCTGTAACTTTTTTGCTTCATTTTATGCTTCATAATGTCCCAACCAAAAAATGTCCAGCCACGTGCTTCTGGAGATTTGATAATGGTGGGTAAATGTGTTCCATCTCCACCTGAAAATGTTCTGTTTTCCTCTGGAAGTGTCACATGCTCCCCTGAAAATGGTATGCCATCTCATCAAATGGTTTGAGGAGATTTAGGAATCATTACCCTCACTCTTAGTTTCTCTTGTAGAAAATAATGCATCATGAAGATGTTCAACATAGATCCTTAAATAGGAATGCCACAACCACAAGCAAAATTGTATAAGAACTGAGATGGAATTTTGAATGAGGACCTCTTTGGAATCCATAACACATGAATTAAGGTTGGTTTGGTAACTTCAATCCTAATTCCTACATGAATTTATAATTCAAGAAACATTCCAACAAAACACTTGGACACGACATGAGAATttaaggagagagaaagagatagAAACCGAAGTTTCCAAGAGGTTGTTCCCATTAATTTTCTCCACAATTTCTATGGACTGAGCCATGGCATATGAATTTTGTATTTTGTAGGAATTTAGGATGTCCAATCCTTTGTTTGAAAGGGATACATAGGAAAAGGTTCATATAGGACTCAAATCCCAGTGGGAGCTGCGACCCTTCAATTATCCCAATCTTTGGGGTGCAGAGAGTGATGCCCCCAATTAGAAAAACATATCAGATACTGAACTAGACTGCCAACAAAGGCATGGAAGCCAAGGAGACCAGAGCAGAAAATCAGGGATGTGCTCAGCATTAGGCCATGGACTAGAAATGTAAACACTCCCATTCTTCCATTAACATGAATAATATCCATTAGCGCTATTGCACAAGGAAACTATCATGCTCACTTTAAAATCTAATAACAGATTAAGGCTATTGATAAAGCTGGCAATGCAGTTAATCATGTGTCAAAACTCAAAAGGCAGTGGAAGTATGAAACAATTTGGCTACGATGTTTTCTCTCTCTCGAAGGAGCATGCGCACTAAAATCATGCATATCCATAAACCATTGTTCCTGAAGAGGCATGGGAGTAATGGATTCTCACCATTAGTATCGGCACAGGGGTTTTCTGCATGTCTTGGAAGATCATGGAAGACTCTCACAGGGTACAAACCAGCAACCTGGCTAACCATGCACtgctgcctcgtccgaagcagccTCTGCAGATCCTTGAGTCTGAATTTGTCTCCGGATAACGCCTCCTTCGCTTCCTGCAATCAGCGGACGCCCCAATGGATAAAATGCAGCTGCCCAGAATAGCCCAGCCCAATCTCGCAGCATTTTGCGTCGCGCAGACGGATTGCTCATAttacctgcactcgatggtgcgcggcGGTGAGGGACCTCGACAGCGGCAGCACCCGGTCGATCTGCTCCTGCAGCCGCTCCTTCCCCCGCTCCACGGCCTCGAGCGCCCGCCTCCTGCCGACGACGGCCGCCTCCAAACGCGCTTGCTGGAGGTCCACCATCCGCGTCAACTCGTCCAGCTCCTCCGCCTGCCGCAGCGCCTCCCTCCTTACCTGCCCGAGCGCCAAACCACATGAACAAAAAATAACAATAACAATAAATCGAACCACGTCTGCCCGAAGGGGGGCGATTGGCTCAAGCCATTTGCGGGCGTGGCACCTGGAGCGCGGCCTCGATGCGGCGGGCCAGGATCGCCCGTTCCTCGCCCGCAGCCGCGAGCTCCGCGGCCTTGCCGCGCAGCTCCCGCCACGCGACCGCCGCCTCCTCCTCGTCCTCCACCACCGCGGCGCCCGGACCGGGCGCGCGAGGATTCCCCACCCGAACCGCCGGAGTCATCGCGGCCCTACCGTCGCAGCGGATGGTGACGTGTGGCAGAGGCGAAgagagcaggcggcggcggcgcccatgGCCGGGCCGGTGAGGCGGTGACGGCTGCGTCCGTCGAAACCGAAGCTCGCCCAACGCCTACTCAAAAGGCGGAAACAGCAGTCGGAAAAGCAAAAAGCGGCGGCGTCACGATGCGTTGCGTTGTTGCGGAGGGCGCAAGCGAACGGTTGGACGTGAATGCGATGCCGATGCGTGGGTCGTGTGGGTTTTTGCCGGCCGGTTTGAGAGTTTGTCTCGGCGACGCAACGCGACGCGGGTGAGTGGACGGTGCTAGGTGCGCAGAGGGCGGGCCGCGGACGAGCCAGCCAGGCTAGGCCGCGGGTCCGGACTCCGGACTCGTGTACGCGCGCGCGGGGACCGCGGATCTCGCAATTATGGTGGTGCCAGCCACGTTGGCTGGCTGTTCTTGCCAGAATGCATATCAGCATATggtgtagagatggcaatgggtacacgTGACTCGATACTCCATAGATATTTACTTTATTAGGGTATGTATATGGGCTAAATATTTTACTCGTGGGTCTATTATTGGACAAAAATCTACAtccaatgggtaaacgggtattagaacgttccgccttcacccgtactcgttaacccgtgggtataaaatacccaatataaacttagcccaagtGTGAACTTGGACTTTAGCATCCATcctttttactatttaacaagcTTTTAGTCCATAATGTAatagaaggcttaacgacaatttaatgacAATATAATGGAACATATAATGTGTTATGTAGTACTATCCTACTGTTACTACTTTATCTAAATATTTTTGGTGTGTTGAAtagatggttaaatgatgctagaaattttttaatggtatttagatggatatacttgacatttgtttaatataatattttgatagatatTTAATTTTTATGGGTATGGGTGACCCGTTGGGTAACTCATACCCATATGGGTATGAGTATGTGGGTAAATTCATACCCGTCAATGTATATGGTGACTCGATTAGATTATTTTTATATCGTGGGTATGtgtatggggtagtaataccggtgagtatttacccattgccatctctaatttTGGTGACTGGTGATGTGAGAAGGACGGGCGTGCCCTGCGCCGTCGACGCCGCTGAAGGAGATGCGGTTTTCCCCCTCGTACATTCGGATATCGCTTTCAACTGACAGCGAAATCGGCTAATGTACAAACAAGCAACTGCTTCACCAGCAACGGGGTGAGGCGCAAATTTTCTGCCTCGTCATCGGAAGATGTCTGGCGCCCACGATGCCAGTAGCTGCACCTCTCGCTTCAAATTCCATTCGCCGACGCCCACAAGGCCACAACGAAACCAGTTCCAAATTGTATCAACTGCATCCCTACCTGGACATTCAGCATACACCTAAACATTGCTGAAAATATCGGCCACGATGCATCACATGAAACGAGCAAGGGAGGCAGAAAATTCGAGTCAAAAGCAACATAATCCTAAACCAGGATAATTTACATGACCAGATCCAAGGAGTCACGGTTAAACAACCAGGCGTCCAGAGCAAACAGGGATCATAACAAGTTTACACAGACCGGTGCAGCTGGTGGACAAGATTAGCAGAAGAAATACATCAATCCACACCCCCATAAATATTTGAACAAATGGTGGGAGAACGGCCACCATGCCGTGCAGGGCAACAGAAATTCTACAGTTTGACAACAACTTGCTGTCTTCACAGTACACATGGCAGCAATTGGAATCATCAGTCATACTCATATCATCCGGAGACTAAGAAAGGATCTGTAAAAGAAATAACAGGACAGCATGAGTAAGATGCCTGTCAGACAGATTTCACACACCAATAAAAAGTATACAAGTTAAAACTTAGTCAAAGGCATCATTTCATGAATGGCAGCTATAATGAGTCAGATAACTAGGACTTTCAGGAGCAACATGCTGTATACAAATACAATCAGCATTTGCAGTGCACCATGCAGGGTGGCTCTGTTTCAGGAACTAAACGGGAAACTTCCAAAGTTGCTCTTCACAGCTTTGTAATATGCTTTGAGTTCCATGCTGATGTTTTTAATTAAAAAAGGTACTACAAGTCTACAAATCTACAACAGTCCATAAACTACAAAAAGATATATTTATTTCTAAGCATTTCTATGTCTAGTTGGTGCCCAGACTGAAGCCAGATTGCATGATTCCATTATATATGTTGCTCATTTCGTTCATAGAAAGGAAGAAACACATATGTGATGAAAGAAATAAACCAATCTGGAAAAGAACCTACCTAGCTGAAAGTGGTTTGTATGATTAACCACAAAGAGCAAGGATCTTAACCCATCAAAATAGTCCACGGCAGTTTTGTGATCCACACATGCAGTTCTTCGTTCTACGAGAGCCTGAACCACTAGATTCAGCTCCAGCAACACCATAGTCATAAGTCAGTTCTGTCATGGGTGGAATATGTTTCAGTGCAAAGAACATTATATGTGGGTGTCCATCATCTCCATGATCATATTGAACAGGTTGCCAGAAGACATTGGGTGAGCAACTGTGGTTCATGAAACGGGAGACATTTCCCATGTTTTTTGCACTTATCTTGATAGGCAGTGGCTCAAATTCATCAGCCGATACATATGTGCTAGCTTCACCTAATAGTTCAGGTCCACAATTCCATTTTAAAGTCTTCTCACCAGGGCATACAGTTTGAAAAATGTAATCATCTTCGGTGTCATTCAAATTAACTTTGAGTTCATCAATGACCTCACCAGCATACTCACATATAAATGAACCAGCACGAACAGGTTCCCAGCAACGAAGACCCCAGCCTCGATTGGTGGTCCTGAAGACCTCAAAATGTAGCCTGGGCCCTTTTTGGGTCACTCTGTTCCGGCAATTTGTAGAACAGTTGCAAGATTCACCACATTCATAGATCATCGGTTTGCGGCATGACAATAATCCTAATGAACTGTAGGGTAAATCACCTCCATTATGTTGTCCACAAGCACAACTGGCATCACCGGGCAGGCAAACACTCTGGCATCCACAGCCCTGCAGCTTTTTCATAGAACTGAGAGGCCTCACGTATTTGACCTGGTTAGTATAGGTGAAATGTGCAGGTCCTTTCTCATGGTCAACCTCATTGACAAGAGAAACTGGAATAGTTTCAGCCTTAGATGACAGATCAGCTAGTAGAACCCTGCCTCTGGTAGCAGGATCATCTATCCATTTCTGAGTCATCTTCCATAATGCAGCTCCATCACGCTGTCCAGGTTCACGCAGCAGCTTGTACTTGAAGCAATTGATACCAGACCTTGTTTTCTCCTTCCAGGACTCATGAATTTTGTACAGGCCATCATATATGTAAATTTTCCCAGTTAGGCAAAATGGATCCTTGAAGCCACGTACAACCCTTATCTCATTCTTCCTATGCAAACTCCTCTCAAGAGCTAGGTTACCCCTCTCAAGCTTCTGGTCTTGCCTCTCCTCAGTATTCCTACTATTTCCCCCTTGACCACTGTATACCAGCACAtctgtgtcatcatcatcattctCATAACCTCCTGCGGAAACGATACATATGGCTACAGAATCCTCATCGTTTCCAAATTTACTAGTCATGTAATCAATGCCTCCCATACTAGGTGCATGCAATCCAATGACACACAGCTCCATCCTGAAATAGAAAATATCTCCTATTTCAACTCCAGGGACAGTTCCTACCCTCTTGCCCGAATTTGCCCTGATGTTACTTGCCATCATGATGGCACCAGCCTTCAGGTCTGCACGCCTGCTAGCGTCCTGTGTTTCATCCATCTGCAGATGTCTTCGCCGGAGTGCCTCAAAGGTCATGTGAACTGCTTCCACGATATCCCTGGGATCGgatgaagctgccagaaaggcaagCTCTTTGCCAGCAACAAAATTCTTGTAAGTGGGCTTAGGGCGCTTTAACTTACCATTTGAGCCATCACGACCAGAACCGGGAGGTCGGCCT from Zea mays cultivar B73 chromosome 6, Zm-B73-REFERENCE-NAM-5.0, whole genome shotgun sequence harbors:
- the LOC100383986 gene encoding uncharacterized protein LOC100383986 isoform 1 (isoform 1 is encoded by transcript variant 1); amino-acid sequence: MTPAVRVGNPRAPGPGAAVVEDEEEAAVAWRELRGKAAELAAAGEERAILARRIEAALQVRREALRQAEELDELTRMVDLQQARLEAAVVGRRRALEAVERGKERLQEQIDRVLPLSRSLTAAHHRVQEAKEALSGDKFRLKDLQRLLRTRQQCMVSQVAGLYPVRVFHDLPRHAENPCADTNGEHVTLPEENRTFSGGDGTHLPTIIKSPEARGWTFFGWDIMKHKMKQKSYRNKVLQRSAAVLGYAAHAVLLIACYLDVPLRYPLRFGGSRSYVSDRLPSADTASSAALASTRNTESELTEYPLFLECQDDDSTSASYAIYLLHKDTEQLLNYVGAESCGRHVFGNLRELLRIVQSDKFVYR
- the LOC100383986 gene encoding uncharacterized protein LOC100383986 isoform 2 (isoform 2 is encoded by transcript variant 2); protein product: MTPAVRVGNPRAPGPGAAVVEDEEEAAVAWRELRGKAAELAAAGEERAILARRIEAALQVRREALRQAEELDELTRMVDLQQARLEAAVVGRRRALEAVERGKERLQEQIDRVLPLSRSLTAAHHRVQEAKEALSGDKFRLKDLQRLLRTRQQCMVSQVAGLYPVRVFHDLPRHAENPCADTNGEHVTLPEENRTFSGGDGTHLPTIIKSPEARGWTFFGWDIMKHKMKQKSYRNKVLQRSAAVLGYAAHAVLLIACYLDVPLRYPLRFGGSRSYTMTPLVPPMPFIYCTRIRSSF
- the LOC542102 gene encoding SET domain protein SDG111; the encoded protein is MYRASNFIPDPNQVLLDAKPLRSLAPMFPAPMGVNVNQSSTPPLVCVTPVGQFSAGFGAGTSANGAIDATPISAYKTRSNISLDGDDDPYSGNQTERKPRRGRPPGSGRDGSNGKLKRPKPTYKNFVAGKELAFLAASSDPRDIVEAVHMTFEALRRRHLQMDETQDASRRADLKAGAIMMASNIRANSGKRVGTVPGVEIGDIFYFRMELCVIGLHAPSMGGIDYMTSKFGNDEDSVAICIVSAGGYENDDDDTDVLVYSGQGGNSRNTEERQDQKLERGNLALERSLHRKNEIRVVRGFKDPFCLTGKIYIYDGLYKIHESWKEKTRSGINCFKYKLLREPGQRDGAALWKMTQKWIDDPATRGRVLLADLSSKAETIPVSLVNEVDHEKGPAHFTYTNQVKYVRPLSSMKKLQGCGCQSVCLPGDASCACGQHNGGDLPYSSLGLLSCRKPMIYECGESCNCSTNCRNRVTQKGPRLHFEVFRTTNRGWGLRCWEPVRAGSFICEYAGEVIDELKVNLNDTEDDYIFQTVCPGEKTLKWNCGPELLGEASTYVSADEFEPLPIKISAKNMGNVSRFMNHSCSPNVFWQPVQYDHGDDGHPHIMFFALKHIPPMTELTYDYGVAGAESSGSGSRRTKNCMCGSQNCRGLF
- the LOC542102 gene encoding SET domain protein SDG111 isoform X1; amino-acid sequence: MYRASNFIPDPNQVLLDAKPLRSLAPMFPAPMGVNVNQSSTPPLVCVTPVGQFSAGFGAGNLPAFGSFTTFSATSNGVSYAGTSANGAIDATPISAYKTRSNISLDGDDDPYSGNQTERKPRRGRPPGSGRDGSNGKLKRPKPTYKNFVAGKELAFLAASSDPRDIVEAVHMTFEALRRRHLQMDETQDASRRADLKAGAIMMASNIRANSGKRVGTVPGVEIGDIFYFRMELCVIGLHAPSMGGIDYMTSKFGNDEDSVAICIVSAGGYENDDDDTDVLVYSGQGGNSRNTEERQDQKLERGNLALERSLHRKNEIRVVRGFKDPFCLTGKIYIYDGLYKIHESWKEKTRSGINCFKYKLLREPGQRDGAALWKMTQKWIDDPATRGRVLLADLSSKAETIPVSLVNEVDHEKGPAHFTYTNQVKYVRPLSSMKKLQGCGCQSVCLPGDASCACGQHNGGDLPYSSLGLLSCRKPMIYECGESCNCSTNCRNRVTQKGPRLHFEVFRTTNRGWGLRCWEPVRAGSFICEYAGEVIDELKVNLNDTEDDYIFQTVCPGEKTLKWNCGPELLGEASTYVSADEFEPLPIKISAKNMGNVSRFMNHSCSPNVFWQPVQYDHGDDGHPHIMFFALKHIPPMTELTYDYGVAGAESSGSGSRRTKNCMCGSQNCRGLF